In Thiohalorhabdus sp. Cl-TMA, one genomic interval encodes:
- a CDS encoding S-methyl-5'-thioadenosine phosphorylase, producing the protein MPEDAPSPPMLGVIGGSGIYDIEEIENARWEWVETPFGAPSDRILVGDLAGLPVAFLPRHGRGHPLPPNGVNYRANIDALKRLGVTDILSLSAVGSLREDLPPGAFVVTDQFIDRTIQREKSFFGAGLVAHVSMAEPVCNRLGDLVERVAREEGLRVHRGGTYLAMEGPQFSSRAESELYRSWGCDVVGMTNMPEAKLAREAELCYATVAMVTDFDCWHPDHGNVEVEDVIRVLQANASKARTLVTALAESFDHRPVPCGQGCDRVLDTALITMPEARDAETVRRLDAVAGRVLTTDTEET; encoded by the coding sequence ATGCCCGAGGATGCGCCAAGCCCGCCCATGCTGGGAGTGATCGGCGGCAGCGGGATCTATGACATCGAGGAAATCGAGAACGCCCGCTGGGAATGGGTGGAAACGCCCTTCGGCGCCCCGTCCGACCGGATCCTGGTGGGCGACCTGGCCGGTTTGCCGGTGGCCTTCCTGCCCCGCCATGGACGGGGGCATCCCCTGCCGCCCAACGGGGTCAATTATAGGGCCAACATCGATGCCCTGAAGCGGCTGGGGGTCACCGACATCCTCTCCCTGAGCGCCGTGGGCTCCCTGCGCGAGGATCTGCCCCCCGGAGCCTTCGTGGTTACGGACCAGTTCATCGACCGTACCATCCAGCGGGAGAAGAGCTTCTTCGGCGCGGGGCTGGTGGCGCACGTCTCCATGGCCGAGCCGGTATGCAACCGGCTCGGCGATCTGGTGGAGCGGGTGGCCCGGGAGGAGGGGCTGCGGGTGCATCGCGGCGGCACGTACCTGGCCATGGAGGGCCCGCAGTTCTCCAGTCGCGCCGAATCGGAGCTGTATCGCTCCTGGGGCTGCGACGTGGTGGGCATGACCAACATGCCCGAGGCCAAGCTGGCCCGCGAGGCGGAGCTGTGCTACGCCACCGTGGCCATGGTCACCGATTTCGACTGCTGGCACCCGGACCACGGTAACGTGGAAGTGGAGGACGTTATCCGGGTGCTGCAGGCCAATGCCAGCAAGGCCCGGACCCTGGTGACGGCACTGGCGGAGAGCTTCGACCACCGCCCCGTACCCTGCGGCCAGGGATGCGACCGGGTCCTGGATACCGCCCTGATCACCATGCCCGAGGCGCGTGACGCCGAAACCGTCCGGCGCCTGGACGCCGTGGCCGGACGGGTGCTGACCACCGACACGGAGGAAACATGA
- the mtnA gene encoding S-methyl-5-thioribose-1-phosphate isomerase, translating to MRVDGVPYRTIWLAEDGWSVDIIDQTRLPWEWRVARLASMEAAAEAIRSMRVRGAPLIGATAAYGLCLALRADASDAALERAHDQLLATRPTAVNLRWALEAMRERLGRLPPAERVEAAYAQASEIAEGEVETCRWIGDHGLALIEAAHRAKGEGPVNVLTHCNAGWLACVDWGTALAPIYRAHDAGIPVHVWVDETRPRNQGAALTAWELGRHGVPHTLVADNAGGHLMQHGRVDLCLVGTDRTTRSGDVANKIGTYLKALAAREAQVPFYVALPGSTIDWTVADGLAEVPIEERSQVEVTHISGRARDGLVSSVAIAPEGTPAVNPAFDITPASLVTALVTERGVCAASEAGLAGLYPERSAS from the coding sequence ATGCGCGTGGACGGCGTACCCTATCGCACCATCTGGCTGGCGGAGGACGGCTGGTCGGTGGACATCATCGACCAGACCCGCCTGCCCTGGGAGTGGCGGGTCGCCCGCCTGGCCAGCATGGAGGCGGCCGCCGAGGCGATCCGGTCCATGCGGGTGCGTGGTGCGCCACTGATCGGCGCCACGGCCGCATACGGGCTTTGCCTGGCCCTGCGCGCCGATGCCTCCGACGCGGCCCTGGAGCGGGCCCATGATCAGCTGCTGGCGACGCGGCCCACGGCGGTGAACCTGCGCTGGGCCCTGGAGGCAATGCGGGAGCGGTTGGGGAGGCTGCCCCCCGCGGAACGGGTCGAAGCGGCCTATGCGCAGGCCTCGGAAATCGCCGAAGGGGAGGTGGAAACCTGCCGCTGGATCGGGGACCACGGCCTGGCGCTGATCGAGGCGGCGCACCGGGCCAAGGGGGAGGGACCGGTGAATGTCCTGACCCACTGCAATGCGGGCTGGCTGGCCTGCGTGGACTGGGGGACCGCCCTGGCGCCCATCTATCGGGCGCATGACGCCGGCATCCCGGTCCATGTCTGGGTGGACGAGACCCGGCCCCGCAACCAGGGGGCCGCCCTCACCGCCTGGGAGCTGGGCAGGCACGGCGTTCCGCATACCCTGGTGGCGGACAACGCTGGCGGTCACCTGATGCAGCACGGCCGGGTGGACCTCTGCCTCGTGGGCACGGATCGCACGACCCGAAGCGGCGATGTGGCCAACAAGATCGGTACCTACCTGAAGGCGCTGGCTGCCCGGGAAGCGCAGGTGCCCTTCTACGTGGCCCTGCCGGGGTCCACCATTGACTGGACGGTGGCGGACGGGCTGGCTGAAGTCCCCATCGAGGAGCGGAGCCAAGTGGAGGTGACCCATATTTCTGGCCGAGCCCGCGACGGCCTGGTGAGTTCCGTGGCCATCGCCCCCGAGGGCACGCCCGCGGTCAATCCGGCCTTCGACATCACGCCCGCCTCCCTGGTAACCGCGCTGGTCACCGAGCGCGGCGTCTGCGCGGCCTCGGAGGCTGGCCTCGCCGGCCTCTATCCCGAACGGTCGGCATCATGA
- a CDS encoding class II aldolase/adducin family protein translates to MRHITARRSLVAAMDELGQAGLNQGASGNVGLRVPGGLLITPSGVPYEQLRPGDLVEQDMEGGVVQGRLRPSSEWRFHRDILAAYPETDAVVHVHSPYATALACLNRPIPAFHYMVAVAGGMEIPLAPYATFGSQELSDQLLAAMGDLRACLLANHGLVVRATGLEQALGLAREVENLARQYLLALQAGDPVLLGLEEMERVLERFAGYGPGGGD, encoded by the coding sequence ATGAGACATATCACTGCCCGCCGGTCCCTGGTGGCGGCCATGGACGAGCTGGGGCAGGCCGGCCTGAATCAGGGCGCCTCGGGCAATGTTGGCCTCCGGGTCCCCGGTGGACTGCTGATCACCCCTTCCGGCGTACCCTACGAGCAGCTGCGCCCCGGGGATCTGGTGGAACAGGACATGGAGGGCGGCGTGGTCCAGGGCCGCCTGCGTCCCTCCAGCGAATGGCGCTTCCATCGGGACATCCTGGCCGCCTATCCCGAAACCGATGCGGTGGTCCACGTTCACTCCCCCTACGCCACCGCGCTGGCCTGCCTGAACCGGCCCATTCCGGCCTTTCATTACATGGTGGCCGTGGCCGGGGGCATGGAGATTCCGTTGGCCCCTTACGCCACATTCGGCTCCCAGGAGCTTTCCGATCAGCTTCTCGCTGCCATGGGTGACCTGCGGGCCTGCCTGCTCGCGAACCACGGCTTAGTGGTCCGGGCGACCGGATTGGAGCAGGCCCTAGGCCTGGCCAGGGAAGTAGAGAATCTGGCCCGCCAGTACCTGCTCGCCCTGCAGGCCGGCGATCCCGTTCTTCTGGGCCTGGAGGAGATGGAGCGCGTGCTGGAGCGGTTCGCGGGGTACGGCCCGGGAGGCGGCGATTAG
- a CDS encoding adenine phosphoribosyltransferase, with protein MSQNPSLRERVRSIPDYPKPGIIFRDITTLLQDPAGFRETVDLLVAPFEASAVDKVVGVEARGFIIGGAVAHQLHAGFVPARKMGKLPWETVSAEYDLEYGTDAIQIHTDCIARGERVLLVDDLIATGGSAGAALDLIEQVGGSVVGCSFVIDLPDLGGSAQLRERGYAVSSLIEFEGD; from the coding sequence ATGAGCCAGAATCCGTCCCTGCGGGAACGGGTCCGTTCCATCCCCGACTATCCCAAGCCCGGCATCATCTTCCGGGACATCACCACCCTGCTGCAGGATCCGGCGGGCTTCCGGGAGACCGTGGACCTGCTGGTGGCGCCCTTCGAGGCCAGCGCCGTGGACAAGGTGGTGGGCGTGGAGGCCCGGGGCTTCATTATCGGCGGGGCGGTCGCCCACCAGCTGCATGCCGGCTTCGTCCCGGCCCGCAAGATGGGCAAGCTGCCGTGGGAGACGGTGAGCGCGGAGTACGACCTGGAATACGGCACCGACGCGATCCAGATCCATACCGACTGCATCGCCAGGGGCGAGCGGGTCCTGCTGGTGGACGACCTGATCGCTACGGGTGGCTCCGCGGGGGCTGCGCTGGACCTCATAGAGCAGGTGGGCGGCAGCGTCGTCGGCTGCTCCTTTGTTATCGACCTCCCGGATCTCGGCGGTAGCGCTCAGCTACGCGAGCGCGGCTACGCGGTCTCCTCCCTCATCGAGTTCGAGGGGGACTGA
- a CDS encoding cupin domain-containing protein, with translation MSRNADYWIDKLGLTEHPEGGFFRETFRAPEGMDAVHLPDRYEGSRSYQTAIYFLLKSGRMSAFHRMESDELWFFHAGSAANIYCLHENGERADIRLGPDPEAGEALQAVVPRGTWFGAEVTEPDSFVLVSCTVAPGFEFDDFRLGSRAALKAQFPQHAELIERLTIEP, from the coding sequence ATGAGCCGCAATGCGGACTACTGGATCGACAAGCTCGGCCTCACCGAGCACCCCGAAGGCGGTTTCTTTCGCGAGACCTTCCGGGCCCCGGAGGGAATGGACGCGGTCCATCTACCGGACCGGTACGAGGGGAGCCGCTCCTATCAGACCGCCATCTACTTCCTCCTGAAGAGCGGTCGGATGTCCGCCTTCCATCGCATGGAATCCGACGAGCTCTGGTTCTTCCACGCGGGGAGCGCCGCGAACATTTATTGCCTCCATGAAAACGGAGAGCGGGCGGACATCCGGCTGGGGCCCGATCCGGAGGCGGGGGAGGCTCTGCAGGCGGTGGTGCCGCGCGGTACCTGGTTCGGGGCCGAGGTTACCGAGCCCGACAGCTTCGTGCTGGTGAGCTGTACGGTGGCCCCCGGATTCGAGTTCGACGACTTCCGCCTGGGGAGCCGCGCCGCCCTGAAGGCGCAGTTCCCACAGCATGCCGAGCTGATCGAGCGGTTAACCATCGAGCCGTGA
- a CDS encoding DUF302 domain-containing protein: protein MAARILTVLALLLTVSQAGADQARSNFLEREIPGAHVGLVLNHIQAAIHEAGFTFTRIQNVDQGLAAKGFDRPPYKIVFFGDRKAFEEARRIDPRVIPYLPLKITIYEGDEGDTHLSVVNPTVVGRMFNPGLQEQFRNWSRDISRILDQTVQEVRGRTFSP, encoded by the coding sequence ATGGCGGCGCGCATCCTGACCGTACTGGCATTGCTTTTGACCGTTTCCCAGGCCGGGGCCGACCAGGCCCGCTCAAACTTCCTGGAGCGGGAGATCCCGGGCGCCCATGTGGGGCTGGTGCTCAACCACATCCAGGCCGCCATCCATGAAGCGGGCTTCACTTTCACGCGGATCCAGAACGTGGACCAGGGGCTGGCGGCCAAGGGATTCGACCGACCTCCCTACAAGATCGTTTTCTTCGGCGATCGGAAGGCCTTCGAGGAGGCACGCCGGATCGACCCCCGCGTCATTCCGTACCTGCCGCTCAAGATCACCATCTACGAGGGCGATGAAGGCGACACGCACCTCTCGGTCGTAAACCCGACGGTGGTGGGGCGGATGTTCAACCCCGGGCTTCAGGAGCAATTCCGGAACTGGTCCCGGGACATTTCCCGCATCCTGGATCAAACCGTACAAGAGGTCCGCGGCCGCACCTTCTCCCCCTAG
- a CDS encoding HNH endonuclease, with the protein MVHTLLLNRGTRPIAWATWQELVILQCRGLIQQPMGDIVYRVRGGVSRETGERSMVEVPSIAVVAEARHPGDRVPLPRRENRELYQRDEWTCLYCGGRFDRRELSRDHIHPLSLGGLDRWENVATACRRCNRLKGGRTPEEARMPLLAVPYAPVHAEWMVLTGRNIRGDQMEILRAHLPRTSPLRFDIPRIA; encoded by the coding sequence ATGGTGCACACTCTGCTCTTAAACCGTGGAACGCGACCTATTGCCTGGGCTACCTGGCAAGAGCTGGTAATTCTCCAGTGCCGGGGACTGATTCAGCAGCCCATGGGCGACATCGTCTACCGGGTGCGGGGCGGGGTCTCCCGGGAGACCGGGGAGCGCAGCATGGTGGAGGTTCCGTCCATCGCGGTGGTGGCCGAGGCGCGCCATCCCGGTGACCGGGTGCCCCTGCCGAGGCGGGAGAACCGGGAGCTCTACCAGCGCGACGAGTGGACCTGCCTCTATTGCGGCGGTCGCTTCGACCGGCGCGAGCTTTCCCGCGACCATATTCATCCCCTTTCCCTGGGCGGTCTCGACCGGTGGGAGAACGTTGCCACCGCCTGTCGGCGCTGTAATCGGCTAAAGGGTGGGCGCACCCCCGAAGAGGCCCGGATGCCCCTGCTTGCTGTACCGTACGCACCGGTCCACGCTGAGTGGATGGTGCTGACGGGGCGCAATATCCGGGGCGACCAGATGGAGATCCTGCGCGCGCATCTGCCGCGCACCAGCCCCCTCCGCTTCGATATCCCCCGGATCGCCTGA
- a CDS encoding methyltransferase family protein: protein MAFGQGLLSQHRPLHHTRTRRRLSGAVAVLVVFLALSTESALLGGSWWALATAWAGLMLVMAGIFGRLLATLFIGGHKGAELVRAGPYGVTRNPLYLSSLLATIGLGLASANPLLLLLLLLAFLLYYPGVLTREEEKLARRHGAAYQDYRRAVPRFWPRPGADWREPDWVTASPRQFRMALADAGWFIIAYIALRAIAEAHARGVLPAYTLPF, encoded by the coding sequence ATGGCTTTCGGACAGGGCCTCCTCAGCCAGCACCGCCCCCTTCACCACACCCGGACCCGCCGGCGTCTGAGCGGTGCCGTGGCGGTACTGGTGGTATTCCTCGCGCTGTCCACGGAGAGTGCGCTGCTCGGCGGTTCCTGGTGGGCGCTTGCCACGGCATGGGCCGGTTTGATGCTGGTAATGGCCGGCATCTTCGGCCGGTTGCTCGCCACGTTGTTCATCGGCGGACACAAAGGGGCGGAGCTGGTGCGCGCGGGACCGTACGGGGTGACCCGCAACCCCCTCTACCTTTCCAGTCTGCTGGCCACCATCGGTCTGGGGCTGGCGAGCGCCAATCCCCTCCTGCTGCTTCTGCTCCTCCTGGCTTTCCTGCTCTATTATCCGGGCGTGCTGACCCGCGAGGAGGAGAAGCTGGCCCGTCGGCACGGCGCCGCCTATCAGGACTACCGGCGGGCGGTTCCCCGATTCTGGCCCCGCCCCGGCGCGGATTGGCGGGAGCCAGACTGGGTAACCGCCTCACCGCGGCAATTCCGCATGGCCCTTGCGGACGCGGGCTGGTTCATCATCGCCTATATCGCCCTGCGCGCCATTGCCGAGGCCCACGCCCGCGGCGTGCTGCCGGCTTACACCCTGCCCTTCTAG
- a CDS encoding DUF1178 family protein translates to MIVFDILCSNQHRFEGWFANGADFEAQLDNGQLTCPVCGSDRLKRAVSGSRVATGAGKPTAAPGPARGEAAARELMRRVWEHIGGHSEYVGQDFAKEARRMQKGETEDRSIHGEATREEAEALLEEGLAVLPLGPAEDPESTH, encoded by the coding sequence ATGATCGTTTTCGACATACTTTGCAGCAATCAGCACCGTTTCGAAGGCTGGTTCGCCAACGGCGCCGATTTCGAGGCCCAGCTCGACAATGGACAGCTGACCTGTCCGGTCTGTGGCTCCGATCGGCTCAAGCGGGCGGTCAGCGGCTCCCGGGTGGCCACGGGGGCCGGCAAGCCGACGGCGGCGCCCGGGCCCGCCAGGGGGGAAGCCGCCGCGCGCGAGCTCATGCGCCGGGTCTGGGAGCATATCGGCGGCCATTCCGAATACGTGGGCCAAGATTTCGCCAAGGAGGCGCGCCGGATGCAGAAAGGGGAGACGGAAGACCGGAGCATTCACGGCGAGGCGACCCGCGAGGAGGCCGAAGCCCTGCTGGAGGAAGGCCTGGCGGTCCTGCCCCTGGGTCCCGCCGAGGACCCCGAGTCGACCCATTAA
- a CDS encoding MBL fold metallo-hydrolase encodes MDIQFLGAAREVTGSCFLIRVGRKRILVDCGLIQGSPEDEERNRDSFPFAADRIDAVVLTHAHLDHSGRLPLLVQAGFRGPIYTHRASRDLCRIMLKDAGNLNEREAEAVNRKRRRRRLDPVEPLYTVKEAQRAMRRFRGLDYDEIRRIMPGVHVRLRDAGHILGSAIVELWLEEDGLARKLVFSGDLGHHGSPILRDPSPVEEADLVILESTYGDRLHRSWEATWGEMAEIFREARSEAGNILIPAFAVGRSQELLYTFAKHHRDWGLDDWSIFLDSPMAIETTQVYARHKEVYDPEAVKRSQENGGNPFALPNLQMTRTPRQSMGINRVRSGAIILAGSGMCTGGRIKHHLKHNLWRDETHLVFVGYQAHGTLGRRLVDGAREVELWGEPVKVGARIHTVGGLSAHADSEGLRRWYAGFTRGPALALVHGEETPMEVLGDRIAELRGRQGIFRPGNGERIDLAELPERAGTG; translated from the coding sequence ATGGATATCCAGTTCCTGGGAGCGGCACGGGAGGTTACGGGATCCTGCTTCCTCATCCGGGTGGGCCGCAAGCGCATTCTGGTGGACTGCGGCCTTATCCAGGGGAGCCCCGAAGACGAGGAGCGCAACCGGGACTCCTTCCCATTCGCCGCGGACCGCATCGACGCGGTGGTCCTGACTCATGCCCACCTCGACCACTCTGGCCGCCTGCCGCTGCTGGTGCAGGCGGGCTTCCGGGGCCCCATTTACACCCACCGGGCCAGCCGCGACCTGTGCCGGATCATGCTCAAGGACGCGGGTAACCTCAATGAGCGGGAGGCCGAGGCGGTGAATCGCAAGCGCCGCCGGCGCCGACTGGATCCCGTGGAGCCCCTGTACACGGTCAAGGAAGCGCAGCGCGCCATGCGCCGCTTCCGGGGCCTGGACTACGACGAGATCCGCCGGATAATGCCCGGGGTGCATGTGCGACTTCGCGATGCCGGCCACATCCTGGGATCGGCCATCGTGGAGCTGTGGCTGGAGGAGGACGGCCTGGCGCGCAAGCTGGTTTTCAGCGGCGACCTGGGGCACCACGGCTCTCCCATACTGCGCGACCCGAGCCCGGTGGAAGAGGCGGATCTGGTAATCCTGGAATCCACCTACGGGGACCGGCTCCACCGTTCCTGGGAGGCCACCTGGGGAGAAATGGCCGAAATCTTCCGGGAAGCGCGCTCGGAGGCCGGCAACATCCTCATCCCCGCCTTCGCCGTGGGCCGGAGCCAGGAGCTCCTGTACACCTTCGCCAAGCACCACCGGGACTGGGGCCTGGATGACTGGTCCATCTTCCTGGACAGTCCCATGGCCATCGAGACCACGCAGGTATATGCCCGCCACAAGGAGGTGTACGACCCGGAGGCCGTCAAGCGCAGCCAGGAGAACGGCGGCAACCCCTTCGCGCTCCCCAACCTGCAGATGACCCGCACCCCGAGGCAATCCATGGGCATCAACCGGGTCCGTAGCGGGGCCATCATCCTCGCCGGCAGCGGCATGTGCACGGGCGGCCGCATCAAGCACCACCTGAAGCACAACCTGTGGCGCGACGAGACCCATCTGGTGTTCGTCGGTTACCAGGCGCACGGAACCCTGGGCCGGCGGCTGGTGGACGGCGCCCGGGAGGTGGAGCTGTGGGGAGAGCCGGTAAAGGTCGGCGCCCGCATCCACACCGTGGGAGGCCTTTCCGCCCATGCAGACAGCGAGGGCCTGCGGCGCTGGTACGCGGGATTCACCCGGGGGCCCGCGCTCGCCCTGGTCCACGGCGAGGAGACGCCCATGGAGGTTCTGGGCGACCGGATCGCCGAGCTCCGGGGCCGGCAGGGGATCTTCCGGCCCGGTAACGGCGAGCGGATCGACCTCGCCGAGCTTCCTGAACGGGCCGGCACCGGCTAG
- a CDS encoding DUF2069 domain-containing protein — MRKLLAKPAHSLSAETWQWLAVAGLLGLIANSMAWALWWSPHGPYPAWMTIKTLPLLLPLRGLLHGRRRTAQWASFLPFPYLLGSILTVYGFLVPPYFTVTADFAGGVLQGVLSLLLMTGCMYYAYSTAGMRKD; from the coding sequence ATGCGCAAGCTCCTCGCCAAGCCCGCCCACAGCCTTTCAGCCGAGACGTGGCAATGGCTCGCCGTTGCCGGCCTGCTGGGCCTCATAGCGAATTCCATGGCCTGGGCCCTCTGGTGGAGTCCGCACGGCCCCTATCCGGCCTGGATGACCATAAAGACCCTGCCCCTGCTGCTTCCCCTTCGCGGACTGCTGCACGGACGGCGACGGACCGCGCAATGGGCAAGCTTTCTGCCCTTCCCCTATCTGCTCGGGAGCATCCTCACCGTCTATGGTTTTCTGGTTCCCCCCTATTTCACGGTGACGGCGGATTTCGCGGGAGGAGTGCTGCAGGGCGTGCTCAGCCTCCTGCTCATGACTGGATGCATGTACTACGCCTATTCGACGGCCGGGATGCGGAAGGACTGA
- a CDS encoding c-type cytochrome — MLKRCILLHCLFFALFGSGPVQAEPTNSPSGKQLFREHCATCHGPSGRGGIGLPLHLEDFLRIADRQYLMETIKHGRPGRVMPGFAHLLTRTERGRIADFIEGWQKGPEAELPEVGEGSADHGAELFERNCAGCHGYKGQGGTQPKAAPGHITGKKAVVPPALNNSGFLAAASDAFIKATMLRGREGTPMRAYGGAEELTDQQMNDLVAYIRSWGQGVDPLAKPVIEVRSDLPMDELIPMLKMSINSHNFVFIRQQTLYEGLPPAAKKPDSPVHILQFCSFGLLDKALKVDERVGAFLPCQISVYREGGRTVMSAINPKALSPLFHKPELELFCSLVSEKYLRIMQEANF; from the coding sequence GTGCTTAAGCGCTGTATCCTCCTCCACTGCCTGTTCTTCGCGCTCTTCGGTTCCGGGCCGGTCCAGGCCGAACCCACGAATTCCCCCAGCGGCAAGCAGCTTTTCAGGGAGCATTGTGCCACCTGCCACGGGCCGTCGGGTCGGGGCGGGATCGGATTGCCCCTGCATCTGGAGGACTTCCTCCGCATCGCCGACCGGCAATACCTGATGGAGACCATCAAGCACGGCCGGCCCGGCCGGGTCATGCCCGGATTCGCACATCTCCTGACGCGGACCGAGCGGGGGCGGATCGCGGATTTCATCGAGGGATGGCAGAAAGGCCCGGAGGCGGAGCTGCCTGAAGTCGGAGAAGGGAGCGCCGACCACGGTGCCGAGCTGTTCGAGCGGAACTGCGCCGGATGCCACGGCTACAAGGGGCAGGGAGGCACCCAGCCCAAGGCCGCGCCGGGTCATATTACGGGCAAGAAGGCCGTGGTGCCGCCGGCGCTGAACAACTCCGGCTTCCTGGCGGCGGCCAGCGATGCCTTCATCAAGGCGACCATGCTGCGTGGCCGGGAGGGCACGCCCATGCGGGCCTATGGCGGAGCGGAGGAGCTTACCGACCAGCAGATGAACGATCTGGTGGCCTACATCCGTAGCTGGGGCCAGGGGGTGGACCCGCTCGCCAAGCCGGTAATCGAGGTGCGCTCCGATCTGCCCATGGACGAGCTCATCCCCATGCTCAAGATGTCCATCAACAGCCACAACTTCGTTTTCATCCGGCAGCAGACCCTCTACGAGGGTCTGCCGCCCGCGGCGAAAAAGCCCGACAGCCCCGTCCATATCCTGCAATTCTGCAGCTTCGGACTCCTCGACAAGGCGCTGAAGGTGGATGAGCGGGTGGGTGCCTTCCTGCCCTGCCAGATCAGCGTCTACCGGGAGGGCGGACGGACGGTCATGAGCGCCATCAATCCCAAGGCCCTGTCCCCGCTTTTCCATAAGCCGGAGCTGGAGCTGTTCTGCTCCCTGGTAAGCGAAAAATATCTCCGGATTATGCAGGAGGCGAACTTCTGA
- a CDS encoding EAL and HDOD domain-containing protein — translation MQQIHIARYPVLDREQELFGYELQFRDPDNPGADASHLARELPTALVDTLDSPEFGKLLGGRTAFIHVSPEFISRGFADLLPAERCVLELVQTVEPDQALIDQLLGASRKGFRLALSLLIADPGYRPFYEVVDYIKVDFNLVGDEALDDLLVSLPDNGATLIAENVHSREAFEEAQDRGFHLFQGTFFARPSQITTESLSLQQTALLTLYKQVSGEAEFDEIEATFKENPDLSYKLLRLINSPAFHRAKDIHSIRQALALLGKFNLRKWIALLLYSGAGRGDIRNPLLEEAVIRGRLMELAAGHMDEDPYFAESAFITGAFSLIEALVQRPLGQVVEEVRLDTDIADALLSRSGPLGDLLTTIIELREKRALPRKKPDNLYVLRDADLYSYEEQATREFEELEDLDRQDHDDGDSRSRT, via the coding sequence ATGCAGCAGATCCACATCGCCCGTTACCCGGTGCTCGATCGGGAGCAGGAGCTCTTCGGGTACGAGCTACAGTTTCGCGACCCGGACAACCCGGGGGCCGATGCCTCCCATCTGGCCCGGGAGCTGCCCACCGCCCTGGTGGATACCCTCGACAGCCCGGAATTCGGTAAGCTGCTCGGGGGGCGCACCGCCTTTATCCATGTTTCGCCGGAATTCATCAGCCGGGGGTTCGCCGATCTGCTCCCCGCCGAACGGTGCGTGCTCGAGCTGGTCCAGACCGTGGAGCCGGACCAGGCGCTTATCGACCAGCTCCTCGGCGCCTCGCGAAAGGGCTTCCGGCTGGCCCTCAGTCTTCTGATCGCCGACCCGGGATACCGCCCCTTCTACGAGGTGGTCGACTACATCAAGGTGGATTTCAATCTGGTCGGGGACGAGGCACTCGACGATCTACTGGTCTCCCTGCCGGACAACGGGGCCACCCTGATCGCCGAGAACGTGCACAGTCGGGAGGCGTTCGAGGAGGCCCAGGATCGGGGATTCCACCTGTTCCAGGGCACCTTTTTCGCCCGGCCATCGCAGATCACCACCGAGTCCCTGTCCCTGCAGCAGACCGCCCTGCTCACGCTCTACAAGCAGGTTTCCGGCGAGGCGGAATTCGACGAGATCGAGGCCACCTTCAAGGAAAACCCGGACCTCAGCTACAAGCTCCTGCGGCTCATCAATTCACCGGCTTTCCACCGGGCCAAGGATATCCACTCCATCCGGCAGGCGCTGGCCCTGCTGGGCAAGTTCAATCTGCGCAAGTGGATCGCGCTGCTGCTCTACTCCGGGGCGGGACGGGGCGACATCCGCAACCCCCTCCTGGAGGAGGCGGTGATCCGCGGACGGCTCATGGAGCTGGCCGCCGGCCACATGGACGAGGACCCCTACTTCGCGGAAAGCGCCTTCATCACCGGTGCCTTCTCCCTGATCGAGGCGCTGGTGCAAAGGCCGCTGGGCCAGGTGGTGGAGGAGGTCCGCTTGGATACGGATATCGCCGATGCCCTGTTGAGCCGTTCCGGCCCCCTGGGCGACCTCCTGACCACCATTATCGAGCTGCGCGAGAAGCGGGCCCTGCCGCGGAAGAAGCCGGACAACCTCTACGTGCTCCGGGACGCCGACCTCTATTCCTACGAGGAGCAGGCCACCAGGGAATTCGAGGAGCTGGAGGATCTGGATAGGCAGGATCACGACGACGGCGATTCCAGGTCCCGAACCTAA